In Malus sylvestris chromosome 15, drMalSylv7.2, whole genome shotgun sequence, a single genomic region encodes these proteins:
- the LOC126603154 gene encoding probable ubiquitin-like-specific protease 2B isoform X3, translating to MKTSGLEVFDFSEEDEHSESVQGKYLGKFKNPSLDTNRIFKCDFLQNVAQGAKLQTKDISSIPCVNVDSVDRDHCCDNAISHSPIGTIEESLATKKEYMELDAAPQFKCLSHEQQSDSKLDSHGSRSFVSEPERRGSNATSSSSWESQLHFALAVSLSSNEPTDMILDADESTSDSPSSPASEIEEDDDSLGSYKSYHCSGDLEMDNTNMTVVLYPDYVIYRDSYCTEPRLTFSPSCFKVSGSTSECPGTFSSEWEVDDLIDVECQWFQKVEFVMIKLRVVAKDATEDDSAPNTSGIEELKIAIVEPNWIKQQERIMSLNAKYINSWVLHDSMHTETDEEDSLGQRHHFPNFDEPFEDVVYPKGDSDAVSISKRDVDLLQPETFINDTIIDFYIKYLKNQIQPEKRLRYHFFNSFFFRKLADLDKDPSSVSDGRAAFERVRKWTRKVDLFEKDYIFIPINFNLHWSLIVICHLGEVPKHNGGDSGNLLKVPCILHMDSIKGSHTGLKNLIQSYLWEEWKERKKETSEEISSKFHNLRFVPLELPQQENSFDCGLFLLHYLELFLADAPVHFSPFKITKFSNFLNANWFLPSEASLKRTLIQRLIFELLEDRCRGVSSAASSDEDQAKFPECNKHETGVQSFSGRCGPAIACQENMSSSQAGQGIEITLLSSTSLRSSECVKDAGFVIQELFEPGATPNSLFGEYQSFDQKSSFCRLNGAVPLLEEDTKTGEQFAFLPTGETGFQQITGITSQTCDIPYTSRAYGVETSFDLAQTENENTDSSPKLSMCVSDHAEDIEVIEDYPVGEGLGLSQKEKMDVNHSQSVENVTRLTDFLVSAPGKMQGASIIELEGSQDHDKVYDGNESGDSQGPDGNESCQEHDKGHDGNKNGGSEDHGKIDGKSGGSQDHDVVQDADENMGFQDHDKVHDGNVNEASQDHDKVQDGSKSRGSHDHDKEQDGKENGGSRDHDKEHDGYENGGSQDHDLVQDVNENGGSQGHDKVQDGDENGGSQDHDKVQDVDETGGSQNHDKVQDGNKNGASQDHDMVQEAAPIPSCQENPDIQMDQDSDMVDNRTVSCDDVQMADSPPPDDVLMPESLEQRAAKRLRLTPPVEGDKCVT from the exons ATGAAGACTAGCGGCCTCGAAGTCTTCGACTTCAGCGAGGAGGACGAGCACTCGGAATCGGTCCAGGGGAAGTATTTGGGGAAGTTCAAAAACCCTAGCCTCGATACCAATCGGATTTTCAAGTGCGATTTTCTCCAGAATG TTGCCCAGGGAGCCAAACTTCAAACAAAAGATATCAGCAGCATCCCTTGCGTAAATGTTGATTCAGTTGACCGTGATCATTGTTGTGATAATGCTATTTCACATTCCCCCATAGGAACAATTGAAGAGAGCCTGGCTACCAAGAAAGAGTATATGGAATTGGATGCTGCACCACAATTCAAATGTTTGAGTCATGAACAACAATCTGATTCCAAATTAGATAGTCATGGATCCAGAAGTTTTGTTTCTGAGCCAGAGAGAAGAGGTTCAAATGCTACGTCATCATCGTCTTGGGAAAGCCAGTTACACTTTGCCCTTGCAGTGTCTCTGTCCAGT AATGAGCCAACTGATATGATTTTAGATGCTGATGAAAGCACAAGTGACTCTCCATCAAGTCCTGCTTCTGAAATTGAAGAGGATGACG ATTCTTTGGGTTCTTATAAATCATATCAttgctctggtgatttggaaatg GATAATACAAATATGACGGTTGTTCTTTATCCTGATTATGTTATATATCGGGATAGTTATTGTACAGAACCTCGGTTGACCTTTTCTCCCAGTTGCTTCAAAGTCAGTGGTTCAACATCTGAATGCCCTGGAACCTTTAGTTCTGAATGGGAAGTTGACGATCTCATTGATGTAGAGTGTCAGTGGTTTCAAAAA GTTGAATTTGTCATGATAAAACTTCGTGTTGTAGCAAAGGATGCCACTGAAGATGATAGTGCACCCAATACTTCTG gcattgaagagttgaagattgcAATTGTTGAACCCAACTGGATCAAGCAACAGGAAAGGATAATGTCTTTGAATGCGAAATATATCAATTCATGGGTTTTGCATGA TAGCATGCACACGGAAACAGATGAGGAGGATTCACTTGGACAGAGGCATCATTTTCCGAA TTTTGATGAGccttttgaagatgttgtatatCCAAAAGGGGACTCAGATGCTGTTTCCATCAGCAAGAGAGATGTTGATCTCTTACAGCCAGAGACATTTATTAATGATACAATTATTGACTTCTATATCAA GTATCTGAAGAATCAGATTCAACCTGAGAAACGGCTTAGGTACCACTTTTTCAATAGTTTTTTCTTTCGGAAGCTGGCTGACCTGGACAAAGATCCATCCAGTGTTTCTGATGGCAGAGCTGCTTTTGAACGAGTTCGTAAATGGACGAGGAAAGTGGATTTATTTGAAAAGGATTACATCTTCATTCCTATAAACTTCAA TCTACACTGGAGCCTAATAGTCATATGCCATCTTGGTGAAGTGCCTAAACATAATG GTGGAGACTCAGGAAATTTACTTAAAGTACCTTGTATTTTACACATGGATTCTATCAAAGGAAGTCATACGGGTCtgaaaaatctaattcaaag TTATCTGTGGGAAGagtggaaagaaaggaaaaaggagACATCTGAAGAAATCTCATCAAAGTTTCACAACCTGCGGTTTGTCCCACTTGAG CTACCGCAACAGGAAAATTCATTCGATTGTGGCCTGTTTTTACTCCACTATTTGGAGCTCTTTTTGGCAGATGCTCCTGTTCATTTCAGCCCTTTCAAAATAACCAAGTTTTCCAACTTT CTTAATGCAAATTGGTTTCTTCCGTCCGAGGCATCTCTGAAGCGTACTCTTATTCAAAGGTTAATTTTTGAGCTCCTTGAAGATCGTTGTCGGGGAGTCTCTTCAGCGGCTTCCAGTGATGAAGACCAGGCTAAGTTTCCAGAATGTAACAAGCATGAAACTGGTGTGCAATCTTTTTCAGGAAGATGTGGTCCTGCTATAGCTTGTCAAGAAAATATGTCAAGTTCTCAAGCAGGCCAGGGGATTGAAATTACTCTGTTATCCTCAACTTCTCTAAGGAGTTCTGAGTGCGTTAAAGATGCAGGCTTTGTTATCCAGGAACTTTTTGAGCCAGGAGCCACCCCAAATTCACTATTTGGAGAATATCAATCATTTGACCAAAAGTCATCTTTTTGCCGTCTTAATGGAGCTGTACCACTGTTGGAG GAAGACACCAAAACTGGAGAGCAGTTTGCTTTTTTGCCTACAGGAGAGACTGGTTTTCAGCAAATAACTGGAATTACATCTCAAACTTGTGACATTCCGTATACATCAAGAGCTTATGGCGTTGAGACTTCCTTTGACTTGGCACAAACGGAAAATGAAAACACCGATTCATCCCCTAAACTATCTATGTGTGTCTCTGACCACGCTGAAGATATAGAGGTCATTGAGGATTATCCAGTTGGGGAAGGTTTGGGTCTGAGccagaaagaaaaaatggatGTAAACCATTCTCAATCAGTGGAAAACGTCACACGTTTAACAGATTTCCTTGTTTCTGCTCCGGGCAAGATGCAGGGCGCTTCCATTATAGAATTGGAAGGTTCTCAAGATCATGATAAGGTGTATGACGGGAATGAAAGTGGAGATTCTCAAGGCCCTGATGGCAACGAAAGCTGTCAAGAACATGATAAGGGGCATGATGGCAACAAAAATGGAGGTTCTGAAGACCATGGTAAGATTGATGGAAAAAGTGGAGGTTCTCAAGACCATGATGTAGTGCAGGATGCCGATGAAAATATGGGTTTTCAAGACCATGATAAGGTGCATGATGGCAATGTAAATGAAGCTTCTCAAGACCATGATAAGGTGCAGGATGGCAGCAAAAGTAGAGGCTCTCATGACCATGATAAGGAGCAGGATGGCAAAGAAAATGGAGGTTCTCGAGACCATGATAAGGAGCATGATGGCTACGAAAATGGAGGTTCTCAAGACCATGATCTGGTGCAGGATGTCAATGAAAATGGAGGCTCTCAAGGCCATGATAAGGTGCAGGATGGTGACGAAAATGGAGGCTCTCAAGACCATGATAAG GTGCAGGATGTTGACGAAACTGGAGGCTCTCAAAACCATGATAAGGTGCAGGATGGCAACAAAAATGGTGCTTCTCAAGACCATGATATGGTGCAGGAAGCAGCTCCAATTCCCTCGTGCCAAGAAAATCCTGACATACAAATGGATCAAGACTCCGATATGGTAGACAACAGGACTGTCTCATGTGATGATGTTCAAATGGCTGATAGTCCGCCGCCTGATGATGTTCTGATGCCCGAATCGCTAGAGCAACGTGCTGCAAAAAGGCTGCGGCTTACACCTCCAGTTGAAGGGGATAAATGTGTTACATGA
- the LOC126603154 gene encoding probable ubiquitin-like-specific protease 2B isoform X4, giving the protein MKTSGLEVFDFSEEDEHSESVQGKYLGKFKNPSLDTNRIFKCDFLQNGTIEESLATKKEYMELDAAPQFKCLSHEQQSDSKLDSHGSRSFVSEPERRGSNATSSSSWESQLHFALAVSLSSNEPTDMILDADESTSDSPSSPASEIEEDDDSLGSYKSYHCSGDLEMDNTNMTVVLYPDYVIYRDSYCTEPRLTFSPSCFKVSGSTSECPGTFSSEWEVDDLIDVECQWFQKVEFVMIKLRVVAKDATEDDSAPNTSGIEELKIAIVEPNWIKQQERIMSLNAKYINSWVLHDSMHTETDEEDSLGQRHHFPNFDEPFEDVVYPKGDSDAVSISKRDVDLLQPETFINDTIIDFYIKYLKNQIQPEKRLRYHFFNSFFFRKLADLDKDPSSVSDGRAAFERVRKWTRKVDLFEKDYIFIPINFNLHWSLIVICHLGEVPKHNGGDSGNLLKVPCILHMDSIKGSHTGLKNLIQSYLWEEWKERKKETSEEISSKFHNLRFVPLELPQQENSFDCGLFLLHYLELFLADAPVHFSPFKITKFSNFLNANWFLPSEASLKRTLIQRLIFELLEDRCRGVSSAASSDEDQAKFPECNKHETGVQSFSGRCGPAIACQENMSSSQAGQGIEITLLSSTSLRSSECVKDAGFVIQELFEPGATPNSLFGEYQSFDQKSSFCRLNGAVPLLEEDTKTGEQFAFLPTGETGFQQITGITSQTCDIPYTSRAYGVETSFDLAQTENENTDSSPKLSMCVSDHAEDIEVIEDYPVGEGLGLSQKEKMDVNHSQSVENVTRLTDFLVSAPGKMQGASIIELEGSQDHDKVYDGNESGDSQGPDGNESCQEHDKGHDGNKNGGSEDHGKIDGKSGGSQDHDVVQDADENMGFQDHDKVHDGNVNEASQDHDKVQDGSKSRGSHDHDKEQDGKENGGSRDHDKEHDGYENGGSQDHDLVQDVNENGGSQGHDKVQDGDENGGSQDHDKVQDGDENGGSQDHEKVQDVDETGGSQNHDKVQDGNKNGASQDHDMVQEAAPIPSCQENPDIQMDQDSDMVDNRTVSCDDVQMADSPPPDDVLMPESLEQRAAKRLRLTPPVEGDKCVT; this is encoded by the exons ATGAAGACTAGCGGCCTCGAAGTCTTCGACTTCAGCGAGGAGGACGAGCACTCGGAATCGGTCCAGGGGAAGTATTTGGGGAAGTTCAAAAACCCTAGCCTCGATACCAATCGGATTTTCAAGTGCGATTTTCTCCAGAATG GAACAATTGAAGAGAGCCTGGCTACCAAGAAAGAGTATATGGAATTGGATGCTGCACCACAATTCAAATGTTTGAGTCATGAACAACAATCTGATTCCAAATTAGATAGTCATGGATCCAGAAGTTTTGTTTCTGAGCCAGAGAGAAGAGGTTCAAATGCTACGTCATCATCGTCTTGGGAAAGCCAGTTACACTTTGCCCTTGCAGTGTCTCTGTCCAGT AATGAGCCAACTGATATGATTTTAGATGCTGATGAAAGCACAAGTGACTCTCCATCAAGTCCTGCTTCTGAAATTGAAGAGGATGACG ATTCTTTGGGTTCTTATAAATCATATCAttgctctggtgatttggaaatg GATAATACAAATATGACGGTTGTTCTTTATCCTGATTATGTTATATATCGGGATAGTTATTGTACAGAACCTCGGTTGACCTTTTCTCCCAGTTGCTTCAAAGTCAGTGGTTCAACATCTGAATGCCCTGGAACCTTTAGTTCTGAATGGGAAGTTGACGATCTCATTGATGTAGAGTGTCAGTGGTTTCAAAAA GTTGAATTTGTCATGATAAAACTTCGTGTTGTAGCAAAGGATGCCACTGAAGATGATAGTGCACCCAATACTTCTG gcattgaagagttgaagattgcAATTGTTGAACCCAACTGGATCAAGCAACAGGAAAGGATAATGTCTTTGAATGCGAAATATATCAATTCATGGGTTTTGCATGA TAGCATGCACACGGAAACAGATGAGGAGGATTCACTTGGACAGAGGCATCATTTTCCGAA TTTTGATGAGccttttgaagatgttgtatatCCAAAAGGGGACTCAGATGCTGTTTCCATCAGCAAGAGAGATGTTGATCTCTTACAGCCAGAGACATTTATTAATGATACAATTATTGACTTCTATATCAA GTATCTGAAGAATCAGATTCAACCTGAGAAACGGCTTAGGTACCACTTTTTCAATAGTTTTTTCTTTCGGAAGCTGGCTGACCTGGACAAAGATCCATCCAGTGTTTCTGATGGCAGAGCTGCTTTTGAACGAGTTCGTAAATGGACGAGGAAAGTGGATTTATTTGAAAAGGATTACATCTTCATTCCTATAAACTTCAA TCTACACTGGAGCCTAATAGTCATATGCCATCTTGGTGAAGTGCCTAAACATAATG GTGGAGACTCAGGAAATTTACTTAAAGTACCTTGTATTTTACACATGGATTCTATCAAAGGAAGTCATACGGGTCtgaaaaatctaattcaaag TTATCTGTGGGAAGagtggaaagaaaggaaaaaggagACATCTGAAGAAATCTCATCAAAGTTTCACAACCTGCGGTTTGTCCCACTTGAG CTACCGCAACAGGAAAATTCATTCGATTGTGGCCTGTTTTTACTCCACTATTTGGAGCTCTTTTTGGCAGATGCTCCTGTTCATTTCAGCCCTTTCAAAATAACCAAGTTTTCCAACTTT CTTAATGCAAATTGGTTTCTTCCGTCCGAGGCATCTCTGAAGCGTACTCTTATTCAAAGGTTAATTTTTGAGCTCCTTGAAGATCGTTGTCGGGGAGTCTCTTCAGCGGCTTCCAGTGATGAAGACCAGGCTAAGTTTCCAGAATGTAACAAGCATGAAACTGGTGTGCAATCTTTTTCAGGAAGATGTGGTCCTGCTATAGCTTGTCAAGAAAATATGTCAAGTTCTCAAGCAGGCCAGGGGATTGAAATTACTCTGTTATCCTCAACTTCTCTAAGGAGTTCTGAGTGCGTTAAAGATGCAGGCTTTGTTATCCAGGAACTTTTTGAGCCAGGAGCCACCCCAAATTCACTATTTGGAGAATATCAATCATTTGACCAAAAGTCATCTTTTTGCCGTCTTAATGGAGCTGTACCACTGTTGGAG GAAGACACCAAAACTGGAGAGCAGTTTGCTTTTTTGCCTACAGGAGAGACTGGTTTTCAGCAAATAACTGGAATTACATCTCAAACTTGTGACATTCCGTATACATCAAGAGCTTATGGCGTTGAGACTTCCTTTGACTTGGCACAAACGGAAAATGAAAACACCGATTCATCCCCTAAACTATCTATGTGTGTCTCTGACCACGCTGAAGATATAGAGGTCATTGAGGATTATCCAGTTGGGGAAGGTTTGGGTCTGAGccagaaagaaaaaatggatGTAAACCATTCTCAATCAGTGGAAAACGTCACACGTTTAACAGATTTCCTTGTTTCTGCTCCGGGCAAGATGCAGGGCGCTTCCATTATAGAATTGGAAGGTTCTCAAGATCATGATAAGGTGTATGACGGGAATGAAAGTGGAGATTCTCAAGGCCCTGATGGCAACGAAAGCTGTCAAGAACATGATAAGGGGCATGATGGCAACAAAAATGGAGGTTCTGAAGACCATGGTAAGATTGATGGAAAAAGTGGAGGTTCTCAAGACCATGATGTAGTGCAGGATGCCGATGAAAATATGGGTTTTCAAGACCATGATAAGGTGCATGATGGCAATGTAAATGAAGCTTCTCAAGACCATGATAAGGTGCAGGATGGCAGCAAAAGTAGAGGCTCTCATGACCATGATAAGGAGCAGGATGGCAAAGAAAATGGAGGTTCTCGAGACCATGATAAGGAGCATGATGGCTACGAAAATGGAGGTTCTCAAGACCATGATCTGGTGCAGGATGTCAATGAAAATGGAGGCTCTCAAGGCCATGATAAGGTGCAGGATGGTGACGAAAATGGAGGCTCTCAAGACCATGATAAGGTGCAGGATGGTGACGAAAATGGAGGCTCTCAAGACCATGAAAAGGTGCAGGATGTTGACGAAACTGGAGGCTCTCAAAACCATGATAAGGTGCAGGATGGCAACAAAAATGGTGCTTCTCAAGACCATGATATGGTGCAGGAAGCAGCTCCAATTCCCTCGTGCCAAGAAAATCCTGACATACAAATGGATCAAGACTCCGATATGGTAGACAACAGGACTGTCTCATGTGATGATGTTCAAATGGCTGATAGTCCGCCGCCTGATGATGTTCTGATGCCCGAATCGCTAGAGCAACGTGCTGCAAAAAGGCTGCGGCTTACACCTCCAGTTGAAGGGGATAAATGTGTTACATGA
- the LOC126603154 gene encoding probable ubiquitin-like-specific protease 2B isoform X1: protein MKTSGLEVFDFSEEDEHSESVQGKYLGKFKNPSLDTNRIFKCDFLQNVAQGAKLQTKDISSIPCVNVDSVDRDHCCDNAISHSPIGTIEESLATKKEYMELDAAPQFKCLSHEQQSDSKLDSHGSRSFVSEPERRGSNATSSSSWESQLHFALAVSLSSNEPTDMILDADESTSDSPSSPASEIEEDDDSLGSYKSYHCSGDLEMDNTNMTVVLYPDYVIYRDSYCTEPRLTFSPSCFKVSGSTSECPGTFSSEWEVDDLIDVECQWFQKVEFVMIKLRVVAKDATEDDSAPNTSGIEELKIAIVEPNWIKQQERIMSLNAKYINSWVLHDSMHTETDEEDSLGQRHHFPNFDEPFEDVVYPKGDSDAVSISKRDVDLLQPETFINDTIIDFYIKYLKNQIQPEKRLRYHFFNSFFFRKLADLDKDPSSVSDGRAAFERVRKWTRKVDLFEKDYIFIPINFNLHWSLIVICHLGEVPKHNGGDSGNLLKVPCILHMDSIKGSHTGLKNLIQSYLWEEWKERKKETSEEISSKFHNLRFVPLELPQQENSFDCGLFLLHYLELFLADAPVHFSPFKITKFSNFLNANWFLPSEASLKRTLIQRLIFELLEDRCRGVSSAASSDEDQAKFPECNKHETGVQSFSGRCGPAIACQENMSSSQAGQGIEITLLSSTSLRSSECVKDAGFVIQELFEPGATPNSLFGEYQSFDQKSSFCRLNGAVPLLEEDTKTGEQFAFLPTGETGFQQITGITSQTCDIPYTSRAYGVETSFDLAQTENENTDSSPKLSMCVSDHAEDIEVIEDYPVGEGLGLSQKEKMDVNHSQSVENVTRLTDFLVSAPGKMQGASIIELEGSQDHDKVYDGNESGDSQGPDGNESCQEHDKGHDGNKNGGSEDHGKIDGKSGGSQDHDVVQDADENMGFQDHDKVHDGNVNEASQDHDKVQDGSKSRGSHDHDKEQDGKENGGSRDHDKEHDGYENGGSQDHDLVQDVNENGGSQGHDKVQDGDENGGSQDHDKVQDGDENGGSQDHEKVQDVDETGGSQNHDKVQDGNKNGASQDHDMVQEAAPIPSCQENPDIQMDQDSDMVDNRTVSCDDVQMADSPPPDDVLMPESLEQRAAKRLRLTPPVEGDKCVT, encoded by the exons ATGAAGACTAGCGGCCTCGAAGTCTTCGACTTCAGCGAGGAGGACGAGCACTCGGAATCGGTCCAGGGGAAGTATTTGGGGAAGTTCAAAAACCCTAGCCTCGATACCAATCGGATTTTCAAGTGCGATTTTCTCCAGAATG TTGCCCAGGGAGCCAAACTTCAAACAAAAGATATCAGCAGCATCCCTTGCGTAAATGTTGATTCAGTTGACCGTGATCATTGTTGTGATAATGCTATTTCACATTCCCCCATAGGAACAATTGAAGAGAGCCTGGCTACCAAGAAAGAGTATATGGAATTGGATGCTGCACCACAATTCAAATGTTTGAGTCATGAACAACAATCTGATTCCAAATTAGATAGTCATGGATCCAGAAGTTTTGTTTCTGAGCCAGAGAGAAGAGGTTCAAATGCTACGTCATCATCGTCTTGGGAAAGCCAGTTACACTTTGCCCTTGCAGTGTCTCTGTCCAGT AATGAGCCAACTGATATGATTTTAGATGCTGATGAAAGCACAAGTGACTCTCCATCAAGTCCTGCTTCTGAAATTGAAGAGGATGACG ATTCTTTGGGTTCTTATAAATCATATCAttgctctggtgatttggaaatg GATAATACAAATATGACGGTTGTTCTTTATCCTGATTATGTTATATATCGGGATAGTTATTGTACAGAACCTCGGTTGACCTTTTCTCCCAGTTGCTTCAAAGTCAGTGGTTCAACATCTGAATGCCCTGGAACCTTTAGTTCTGAATGGGAAGTTGACGATCTCATTGATGTAGAGTGTCAGTGGTTTCAAAAA GTTGAATTTGTCATGATAAAACTTCGTGTTGTAGCAAAGGATGCCACTGAAGATGATAGTGCACCCAATACTTCTG gcattgaagagttgaagattgcAATTGTTGAACCCAACTGGATCAAGCAACAGGAAAGGATAATGTCTTTGAATGCGAAATATATCAATTCATGGGTTTTGCATGA TAGCATGCACACGGAAACAGATGAGGAGGATTCACTTGGACAGAGGCATCATTTTCCGAA TTTTGATGAGccttttgaagatgttgtatatCCAAAAGGGGACTCAGATGCTGTTTCCATCAGCAAGAGAGATGTTGATCTCTTACAGCCAGAGACATTTATTAATGATACAATTATTGACTTCTATATCAA GTATCTGAAGAATCAGATTCAACCTGAGAAACGGCTTAGGTACCACTTTTTCAATAGTTTTTTCTTTCGGAAGCTGGCTGACCTGGACAAAGATCCATCCAGTGTTTCTGATGGCAGAGCTGCTTTTGAACGAGTTCGTAAATGGACGAGGAAAGTGGATTTATTTGAAAAGGATTACATCTTCATTCCTATAAACTTCAA TCTACACTGGAGCCTAATAGTCATATGCCATCTTGGTGAAGTGCCTAAACATAATG GTGGAGACTCAGGAAATTTACTTAAAGTACCTTGTATTTTACACATGGATTCTATCAAAGGAAGTCATACGGGTCtgaaaaatctaattcaaag TTATCTGTGGGAAGagtggaaagaaaggaaaaaggagACATCTGAAGAAATCTCATCAAAGTTTCACAACCTGCGGTTTGTCCCACTTGAG CTACCGCAACAGGAAAATTCATTCGATTGTGGCCTGTTTTTACTCCACTATTTGGAGCTCTTTTTGGCAGATGCTCCTGTTCATTTCAGCCCTTTCAAAATAACCAAGTTTTCCAACTTT CTTAATGCAAATTGGTTTCTTCCGTCCGAGGCATCTCTGAAGCGTACTCTTATTCAAAGGTTAATTTTTGAGCTCCTTGAAGATCGTTGTCGGGGAGTCTCTTCAGCGGCTTCCAGTGATGAAGACCAGGCTAAGTTTCCAGAATGTAACAAGCATGAAACTGGTGTGCAATCTTTTTCAGGAAGATGTGGTCCTGCTATAGCTTGTCAAGAAAATATGTCAAGTTCTCAAGCAGGCCAGGGGATTGAAATTACTCTGTTATCCTCAACTTCTCTAAGGAGTTCTGAGTGCGTTAAAGATGCAGGCTTTGTTATCCAGGAACTTTTTGAGCCAGGAGCCACCCCAAATTCACTATTTGGAGAATATCAATCATTTGACCAAAAGTCATCTTTTTGCCGTCTTAATGGAGCTGTACCACTGTTGGAG GAAGACACCAAAACTGGAGAGCAGTTTGCTTTTTTGCCTACAGGAGAGACTGGTTTTCAGCAAATAACTGGAATTACATCTCAAACTTGTGACATTCCGTATACATCAAGAGCTTATGGCGTTGAGACTTCCTTTGACTTGGCACAAACGGAAAATGAAAACACCGATTCATCCCCTAAACTATCTATGTGTGTCTCTGACCACGCTGAAGATATAGAGGTCATTGAGGATTATCCAGTTGGGGAAGGTTTGGGTCTGAGccagaaagaaaaaatggatGTAAACCATTCTCAATCAGTGGAAAACGTCACACGTTTAACAGATTTCCTTGTTTCTGCTCCGGGCAAGATGCAGGGCGCTTCCATTATAGAATTGGAAGGTTCTCAAGATCATGATAAGGTGTATGACGGGAATGAAAGTGGAGATTCTCAAGGCCCTGATGGCAACGAAAGCTGTCAAGAACATGATAAGGGGCATGATGGCAACAAAAATGGAGGTTCTGAAGACCATGGTAAGATTGATGGAAAAAGTGGAGGTTCTCAAGACCATGATGTAGTGCAGGATGCCGATGAAAATATGGGTTTTCAAGACCATGATAAGGTGCATGATGGCAATGTAAATGAAGCTTCTCAAGACCATGATAAGGTGCAGGATGGCAGCAAAAGTAGAGGCTCTCATGACCATGATAAGGAGCAGGATGGCAAAGAAAATGGAGGTTCTCGAGACCATGATAAGGAGCATGATGGCTACGAAAATGGAGGTTCTCAAGACCATGATCTGGTGCAGGATGTCAATGAAAATGGAGGCTCTCAAGGCCATGATAAGGTGCAGGATGGTGACGAAAATGGAGGCTCTCAAGACCATGATAAGGTGCAGGATGGTGACGAAAATGGAGGCTCTCAAGACCATGAAAAGGTGCAGGATGTTGACGAAACTGGAGGCTCTCAAAACCATGATAAGGTGCAGGATGGCAACAAAAATGGTGCTTCTCAAGACCATGATATGGTGCAGGAAGCAGCTCCAATTCCCTCGTGCCAAGAAAATCCTGACATACAAATGGATCAAGACTCCGATATGGTAGACAACAGGACTGTCTCATGTGATGATGTTCAAATGGCTGATAGTCCGCCGCCTGATGATGTTCTGATGCCCGAATCGCTAGAGCAACGTGCTGCAAAAAGGCTGCGGCTTACACCTCCAGTTGAAGGGGATAAATGTGTTACATGA